A genomic window from Osmerus eperlanus chromosome 5, fOsmEpe2.1, whole genome shotgun sequence includes:
- the si:ch73-330k17.3 gene encoding IGFBP domain-containing protein, translating into MWMLLVVGTFLGLGLGSESPSPRVQTLHSLHCPSCERIHCAPRRALKLQCKGGVTTGICGCCPACARTVGESCGGTWDYLGKCDKGLVCVYQESTDGKPDAEQNGICKAALESLDVESCRPECTLEYCQANPSEICSARSVLLEKQHCHGPCQHTSCSSCVVLRPPSCSQTCPPSDPSCLHRFGRCVHNHMLAPHNPICHQNLQTNIQGHFLCFVPACPNAVN; encoded by the exons ATGTGGATGCTCTTGGTAGTGGGTACCtttttggggttagggttagggtcagagaGCCCTTCCCCCAGGGTCCAGACCCTGCACAGCCTTCACTGCCCATCGTGTGAACGTATTCACTGTGCTCCACGCAGGGCCCTCAAACTCCAGTGCAAGGGTGGTGTCACGACCGGCATCTGCGGGTGCTGCCCGGCGTGTGCCCGGACAGTCGGGGAGAGTTGTGGAGGAACGTGGGACTATCTGGGCAAGTGTGACAAgggtctggtgtgtgtttaccaAGAGTCCACTGATGGCAAACCAGATGCAGAGCAAAATGGAATCTGTAAAGCAG CTCTTGAGTCCCTGGATGTGGAGAGCTGTCGCCCAGAGTGCACCTTGGAGTACTGCCAGGCCAACCCCTCCGAGATCTGCTCAGCCAG gTCAGTGTTGCTGGAGAAGCAACATTGCCACGGCCCTTGTCAGCAcacctcctgctccagctgtGTAGTGCTAAGACCCCCATCCTGCTCCCAAACATGCCCTCCCTCGGACCCGTCCTGCCTGCATCGTTTTGGGAGGTGTGTTCACAACCACATGCTAGCCCCCCATAACCCTATCTGCCACCAGAACCTGCAG ACAAATATTCAAGGACACTTTCTCTGCTTCGTGCCCGCCTGCCCAAATGCAGTAAACTGA